A window from Aliamphritea hakodatensis encodes these proteins:
- a CDS encoding phosphate/phosphite/phosphonate ABC transporter substrate-binding protein has protein sequence MMKKLHSLLIAGGLLLSLGAQADTFTFGIVPQQSAKKLAKLWTPVTAYLSEKTGHDIKFTTAKNIPTFEKRLQKGEYDIAYMNPYHFTVFNQKPGYKAIARQKNKRIKGIMVVRKDSSYADLQGLDGSKLAFPSPAAFAASVVPRANLTQKGIEFDPKYVSSHDSVYLNVAKGIFPAGGGVIRTFNNTDPAVREQLKVLWTTDGYTPHAVAVGPNVSTDAAAKLQQALVDMAADPKGAELLKKINFKAFTPASDKDWDDVRGLNITLLDHML, from the coding sequence ATGATGAAGAAGTTACACAGTTTACTCATTGCCGGCGGTTTATTACTCAGCCTGGGCGCCCAGGCGGATACCTTTACCTTTGGCATCGTACCTCAGCAATCTGCAAAGAAACTTGCCAAACTCTGGACCCCGGTAACTGCTTACCTGAGTGAGAAGACCGGCCATGACATTAAGTTCACCACCGCCAAAAATATCCCGACCTTTGAAAAACGGCTGCAAAAAGGTGAATACGATATTGCCTATATGAACCCGTATCACTTTACGGTGTTTAACCAGAAACCGGGTTATAAAGCGATTGCCCGGCAGAAGAACAAGCGCATCAAAGGCATTATGGTGGTACGTAAAGACAGCAGCTATGCCGACCTGCAGGGGCTGGACGGTTCCAAGCTGGCGTTCCCGTCTCCGGCTGCCTTTGCGGCCAGTGTGGTGCCCCGGGCGAACCTGACCCAGAAAGGCATCGAGTTTGATCCCAAATATGTATCTTCCCACGATTCGGTGTATCTGAATGTTGCTAAGGGCATTTTCCCGGCCGGTGGCGGCGTTATCCGTACCTTTAACAACACCGATCCGGCGGTCCGTGAACAGCTGAAAGTGCTCTGGACCACCGACGGTTACACCCCTCACGCAGTTGCTGTAGGCCCGAACGTCAGCACTGATGCGGCTGCCAAATTACAGCAGGCGCTGGTGGACATGGCGGCAGACCCTAAAGGGGCTGAGCTGCTGAAGAAGATTAACTTCAAAGCATTCACCCCGGCCAGCGATAAGGACTGGGACGACGTTCGCGGGCTGAACATCACGCTGCTTGATCACATGCTGTAA
- a CDS encoding EAL domain-containing protein, translating to MLRRVLLVDDEAAMRSALKRQLRATEYEVLVAGSGKEALDILAATEVQVVVSDVRMPEMTGDVLMTRIKHQYPEVVGILLTGYAELNAVIRVLNEGAVFRFLQKPWEPEALLDCLHDAFVCWQEKQQVNDQHTYLENHEHALLETDAEGRTLYVNQKAVRLLNINEDISGAPLEAVLPMLRPEQLLYLASGEQRQLEVQDKTNGQMLRVSSQALHSERRMFRVEKLFELDTLAIPELLSRQELLYQLDRLLLSSGEPVTAIYLDINGFRRFNDSLGYQQADRLLAMIAAELLKAKPEGASLGRMSGDEFALFIAGGFSLADICGQLEAMLLPFHDLIHFAGRELHVAFRVGYARSPVDGQDADELLRNAQVAANTASRGGRRTVVCYQQHMNTHDSEFVSLQSDLYRSLERDQLFVLYQPKVSMPDGRIAGAEALIRWEHGTRGVISPSVFIPMAEENGLIDPIGDWVLAAASAQKRIWEAQQVPDFVLSVNLSGRQLEDDALLDRVRDLIQQNALHASQIELEITETFLMQDISHSLELLRGLKALGVRLAIDDFGTGYSSLNYLHQLPVDTLKIDRSFVTGLGQNHEAFELVKNIIHLSHDMGKRVVAEGVETREQLDILTGLQCDEIQGFFFSPPVSADSFRELLENQPLIMLDVTTEGAVPARI from the coding sequence ATGCTCAGACGGGTTTTGTTAGTGGATGATGAAGCGGCCATGCGGTCAGCCTTAAAACGGCAGTTGCGTGCTACAGAATATGAAGTACTGGTGGCCGGTTCCGGGAAGGAAGCGCTGGACATTCTGGCCGCCACTGAAGTACAGGTCGTTGTGTCTGATGTACGGATGCCGGAAATGACCGGCGATGTGCTGATGACCCGGATTAAACACCAGTACCCTGAGGTTGTTGGAATTCTGCTGACCGGGTACGCCGAACTGAATGCGGTGATCCGGGTGCTGAATGAAGGGGCCGTATTCCGGTTTCTTCAGAAGCCCTGGGAACCGGAGGCCCTGCTGGATTGTCTGCACGATGCCTTTGTTTGCTGGCAGGAAAAGCAGCAGGTGAATGATCAGCATACCTATCTGGAAAATCACGAACATGCCCTGCTGGAAACGGATGCTGAAGGCCGCACGCTGTATGTAAACCAGAAAGCGGTCCGGCTGCTGAACATTAATGAAGACATAAGCGGTGCACCTCTGGAAGCTGTATTGCCGATGCTGCGTCCGGAGCAACTCCTGTATCTTGCCAGCGGTGAGCAGCGGCAGTTGGAAGTGCAGGATAAAACCAACGGCCAGATGCTCAGGGTCAGCAGTCAGGCGCTGCACAGTGAGCGCCGGATGTTCCGCGTTGAGAAACTGTTTGAGCTGGATACCCTGGCGATCCCTGAATTGCTTTCCCGGCAGGAATTACTCTATCAGCTGGACCGGCTGTTGCTCAGCTCCGGCGAACCGGTAACCGCTATTTATCTGGACATTAACGGCTTTCGCCGCTTCAACGACAGCCTGGGGTATCAGCAGGCCGACCGGTTACTGGCAATGATAGCCGCAGAACTGCTGAAAGCTAAACCGGAGGGTGCCAGCCTGGGACGGATGAGCGGTGATGAATTTGCGCTGTTTATCGCCGGCGGGTTCAGCTTGGCGGATATCTGCGGGCAGCTGGAAGCAATGTTGTTGCCGTTCCATGATCTGATTCATTTTGCCGGGCGGGAACTGCATGTGGCGTTCCGGGTGGGCTATGCCCGCTCACCGGTGGATGGCCAGGACGCCGATGAGCTCCTGCGTAACGCACAGGTTGCTGCGAATACAGCCTCCCGTGGCGGACGCCGGACGGTGGTCTGTTATCAGCAGCATATGAATACCCACGACAGTGAGTTTGTGTCCCTGCAGTCGGATTTATACCGTTCGCTGGAGCGGGATCAGTTGTTTGTTCTGTATCAGCCTAAGGTATCGATGCCGGACGGCCGGATTGCCGGGGCTGAAGCACTGATCCGCTGGGAACACGGTACCCGAGGTGTTATTTCCCCGTCGGTGTTTATTCCCATGGCCGAGGAAAATGGCCTGATTGATCCGATCGGAGACTGGGTGCTGGCAGCCGCCAGTGCACAGAAACGGATCTGGGAAGCGCAGCAAGTGCCGGATTTTGTGCTGTCGGTAAATCTGTCAGGGCGACAACTGGAAGATGACGCTCTGCTGGACCGGGTCAGGGATCTGATTCAGCAAAACGCTTTACATGCGTCGCAGATTGAACTGGAAATCACCGAAACCTTTCTGATGCAGGATATCAGCCACAGTCTGGAATTATTAAGAGGGCTGAAAGCGTTAGGGGTGCGGTTGGCGATAGATGACTTCGGTACTGGCTATTCATCGCTGAATTATCTCCATCAGTTACCCGTCGATACCCTGAAAATTGACCGTTCTTTCGTCACCGGATTAGGCCAGAACCACGAAGCATTTGAGCTGGTGAAAAACATTATTCATCTTTCCCATGATATGGGTAAGCGGGTGGTGGCGGAAGGGGTGGAGACCCGGGAGCAGCTGGATATCCTCACCGGCCTGCAGTGTGATGAGATCCAGGGCTTTTTCTTTAGCCCGCCGGTTTCCGCAGACAGTTTCAGGGAGTTACTGGAAAACCAGCCGCTCATCATGCTGGACGTTACAACGGAAGGTGCTGTTCCGGCGCGGATATAA
- a CDS encoding O-antigen ligase family protein has translation MLPVNRRRTQIMLAGSFLLLIALVWVKVPNPLIAAIALLPACLAAGLQMPFLLCLAFIAFSFFRLHEVFPALYPLHIPQLLALGTLGSLAVNLLTKRINMFWSRELSVFSFFLFLVIIGSLLATNRSAAMGSLTGTYIKIAAMVFAISWLLRNSRQFFWLLLTMIVSGISVAIVALRNKHLGLELVEGTRVTIGRSIGSMLGDPNDLSLVLLFPASFALALLLTPGFGRFWKCLGLICFLLVACAVIATQSRGGLLGICAVSGIYAWHRVQNKALLIGMGGAALMVLFVLAGITDRASGGAHEEGIDESAMGRIYAWQAAIGMALHHPLTGVGLNNFISNYFDYSPHWDGKNHAVHSTWFGVLAETGLLGFTVFIAIIIAVARISSRCRSCFAPGNSHTGHTYDPVLFACAQSVQAGLAGFCVSGTFLTMGFTWPLYIMLALAVALSQYLHRQTTGQR, from the coding sequence ATGCTGCCTGTGAACCGTCGCCGTACCCAGATCATGCTGGCAGGCAGTTTTCTGCTGCTGATCGCACTGGTCTGGGTGAAAGTTCCCAACCCGCTGATAGCAGCTATTGCACTGTTACCTGCCTGTCTGGCGGCGGGTTTGCAGATGCCTTTTTTACTCTGTCTGGCCTTTATTGCTTTCTCATTCTTCCGTCTGCATGAGGTATTTCCGGCACTGTACCCCTTGCACATTCCCCAGTTGCTGGCGCTGGGCACACTGGGCTCGCTGGCGGTCAACCTGCTGACCAAACGCATCAATATGTTCTGGAGCCGCGAACTGTCGGTATTCAGCTTCTTTCTCTTTCTGGTGATTATTGGCAGCCTGCTGGCCACCAACCGCAGTGCTGCCATGGGCAGCCTGACCGGCACCTATATCAAAATTGCCGCCATGGTATTCGCGATCAGCTGGTTGCTGCGTAACAGCCGGCAGTTCTTCTGGCTGCTGCTGACCATGATTGTTTCCGGTATTTCGGTGGCCATTGTCGCCCTGCGTAATAAACATTTAGGGCTGGAACTGGTGGAAGGCACCCGGGTGACCATCGGCCGCAGTATCGGCTCCATGCTGGGCGACCCGAACGACCTGTCTCTGGTGTTACTCTTCCCCGCCAGCTTTGCTCTGGCACTGTTGCTGACACCAGGTTTTGGCAGATTCTGGAAATGTCTGGGGCTGATCTGTTTTCTGTTGGTCGCCTGCGCGGTTATCGCTACCCAGAGCCGGGGTGGCCTGCTGGGCATCTGCGCGGTCAGCGGCATTTATGCCTGGCACCGGGTACAAAATAAAGCGTTGCTGATCGGCATGGGAGGCGCCGCACTGATGGTGCTGTTTGTGCTTGCCGGCATCACCGACCGGGCGTCCGGCGGCGCCCACGAAGAAGGCATCGATGAATCCGCCATGGGCCGGATCTATGCCTGGCAGGCCGCCATCGGCATGGCACTGCACCATCCGTTAACCGGGGTCGGGCTGAATAACTTTATCTCAAATTATTTCGATTACAGCCCCCACTGGGATGGCAAAAACCATGCGGTACACAGCACCTGGTTCGGGGTGCTTGCAGAAACCGGCCTGCTGGGTTTTACGGTATTCATTGCCATCATCATTGCGGTTGCCCGCATCAGCAGCCGCTGCCGCAGCTGCTTTGCCCCGGGTAACAGCCACACCGGCCACACCTACGACCCGGTGCTGTTTGCCTGCGCCCAGTCGGTACAGGCCGGGCTGGCTGGCTTCTGCGTGTCCGGCACCTTTCTGACCATGGGTTTCACCTGGCCACTGTACATCATGCTCGCACTGGCGGTGGCGCTTTCCCAGTATCTGCACCGCCAGACCACCGGCCAGCGTTAA
- a CDS encoding glycosyltransferase family 4 protein, with amino-acid sequence MSLHDWIIFQLIDSRNSGGIETHILNLSGWLKRRGYQTRVIFIQDYGPHPLKDQLDAAGIEWQISPGWHGLYKMLGRYPSMLATHGYKAGILGRITARLARVPVVSTYHAGDLGEGRLKLYSMLDTLSAPLADRIISVSPEIADRLPCDCNQLPNFVNTERYRRNTGQKIAFVGRLSHEKGPDCFAQITATLFSANTAVEHPEVAVFGDGPMRAELEAQYAHLTFYGQVDMQNHWQDIGLLCITSRCEGLPLVALEAMARGIPVASFAVGALPQLIEHEHNGWLVAPQNFIRFQKVIQNWLQHSTSDHSRMSLLAYQTIRRRFSCDVVGPKIIDVYRQALPALARMAERS; translated from the coding sequence ATGTCCTTACATGACTGGATCATTTTTCAGCTGATCGACAGCCGCAACAGCGGTGGTATCGAAACCCACATCCTCAATCTGTCCGGCTGGCTGAAACGCCGCGGTTATCAGACACGGGTCATTTTTATACAGGATTACGGCCCCCATCCGCTGAAAGACCAGCTGGACGCTGCCGGCATTGAATGGCAGATCAGCCCGGGCTGGCACGGCCTGTATAAAATGCTGGGCCGCTATCCGTCGATGCTGGCTACCCACGGTTACAAAGCCGGCATTCTCGGCCGCATTACCGCCCGGCTGGCACGGGTGCCGGTGGTTTCCACCTATCATGCCGGCGATCTGGGAGAAGGCAGACTGAAGCTCTACAGTATGCTGGATACTCTGAGTGCCCCACTGGCAGACCGGATCATCAGCGTAAGCCCGGAAATTGCCGACCGGCTCCCGTGCGACTGCAACCAGTTGCCCAATTTTGTGAACACCGAACGTTACCGCCGCAACACCGGCCAGAAAATAGCCTTTGTCGGCCGCTTGTCACACGAAAAAGGCCCGGACTGTTTCGCGCAGATAACCGCCACGCTGTTTTCCGCCAACACCGCCGTGGAACACCCGGAAGTCGCCGTGTTCGGTGATGGTCCCATGCGGGCCGAACTGGAAGCACAGTACGCCCATCTGACCTTTTACGGTCAGGTTGATATGCAGAACCACTGGCAGGATATCGGCTTACTCTGTATTACCAGCCGCTGTGAAGGCTTGCCACTGGTCGCCCTGGAAGCCATGGCCCGTGGTATACCGGTGGCCAGCTTCGCGGTGGGTGCTCTGCCCCAACTGATTGAGCATGAACACAATGGCTGGCTGGTTGCCCCGCAAAACTTTATCCGTTTCCAAAAGGTCATCCAGAACTGGCTGCAACACAGCACAAGCGACCACAGCCGGATGTCTCTGCTGGCTTATCAGACTATCCGCCGGCGGTTCAGCTGTGATGTCGTTGGCCCGAAAATCATCGACGTTTACCGTCAGGCACTGCCGGCACTGGCCCGGATGGCGGAACGCTCATGA
- a CDS encoding lipopolysaccharide biosynthesis protein translates to MSGRLHISNPVIRRFNNLPQALQYSLIYAAALGLSKGLALVMVPVATHYLTPADYGRLDVLQTLADLLSILIGMGLAETLYRYAGSADKPEERQVAVANIFGMALCLGGFALVLGQLCAGPVSRLLPGDVSETDTRLILFSLALCGTILVPLAWLRMQNFAWLYLAGTAGRVALQVAISVLLLTLGFGVTGVLSATLISAIVLAGYLIYKQYQDTGIRFDFTRFRSYSVYGGPLIFVGIAGFVLGSFDRWILADSVGTAKMAEYALAAKFGLITAVLIQPFDLWWHARRFSRLKEADGPRACARFAAIGIVIALFAALFITVAGPIMVRLLTPAAYHGAIVYIPWLAALAAVHNITATLNFGAMSQRSTWRPAAIDCSAAALALTGYLLLIPLYQAWGAIMATSIALVSRCLVTLYISQQILPLPYPLRRLTLLAVISLLLISLTPQQPLSWSTLGIYPLIFAAFACAVIVSGLIPLNLLPAGLQQRLHNLRRKLSLSGNTGK, encoded by the coding sequence ATGTCAGGCAGATTACATATCAGCAACCCGGTTATCCGGCGGTTTAACAACCTGCCCCAGGCGTTACAGTACAGCCTGATTTATGCGGCGGCACTCGGCCTTTCCAAGGGGTTGGCACTGGTGATGGTACCGGTCGCTACTCACTACCTGACCCCGGCGGATTATGGCCGGCTGGATGTGTTACAAACCCTTGCAGACTTGCTCAGCATTCTCATCGGTATGGGCCTTGCGGAAACCCTTTACCGCTACGCCGGCAGTGCCGATAAGCCGGAAGAACGTCAGGTAGCCGTCGCCAATATTTTTGGTATGGCTCTGTGCCTTGGGGGATTCGCCCTGGTACTGGGTCAGCTGTGCGCCGGCCCGGTCAGCCGTTTATTGCCCGGTGATGTCAGTGAAACGGATACCCGTCTGATTCTCTTCAGCCTGGCCCTGTGCGGCACAATTCTGGTACCACTGGCCTGGTTACGGATGCAGAATTTCGCCTGGCTCTATCTGGCAGGCACCGCTGGCAGAGTAGCCCTGCAGGTTGCCATCAGTGTGCTGTTACTGACCCTGGGATTCGGCGTCACCGGCGTCCTCAGTGCTACGCTGATTTCTGCCATCGTACTGGCCGGCTATCTGATTTATAAACAGTATCAGGACACCGGGATCCGCTTTGATTTCACCCGTTTTCGCAGCTATTCCGTTTACGGCGGCCCACTGATTTTTGTCGGCATTGCCGGTTTTGTGCTGGGAAGCTTTGACCGCTGGATTCTGGCAGACAGTGTGGGTACCGCGAAAATGGCCGAATATGCGCTGGCGGCTAAGTTTGGCCTGATCACCGCTGTTCTGATCCAGCCGTTTGATCTGTGGTGGCACGCCCGCCGGTTCAGCCGTCTGAAGGAAGCAGACGGCCCCCGGGCCTGCGCCCGTTTCGCAGCTATCGGCATTGTTATCGCCCTGTTTGCAGCCCTGTTTATTACCGTCGCTGGCCCCATTATGGTCAGGCTGCTAACCCCTGCAGCGTATCACGGTGCCATCGTATATATTCCCTGGCTCGCGGCGCTGGCGGCGGTTCACAACATCACCGCCACGCTGAACTTCGGTGCCATGAGCCAGCGCAGCACCTGGCGTCCTGCGGCCATCGACTGCAGCGCTGCAGCGCTGGCACTCACCGGCTACCTGTTGCTGATTCCCCTGTATCAGGCCTGGGGGGCAATTATGGCCACCAGCATTGCACTGGTCAGCCGTTGTCTGGTAACCCTGTATATCAGCCAGCAGATCCTGCCATTACCCTACCCGCTGCGCCGCCTGACGTTGCTGGCAGTTATCAGCCTGTTGCTGATCAGCCTGACACCTCAACAACCGCTAAGCTGGTCAACACTGGGCATTTATCCGCTGATTTTTGCAGCCTTTGCTTGCGCCGTTATTGTCAGCGGGCTGATTCCCCTGAACCTGTTACCGGCCGGGCTGCAGCAGCGGCTGCACAACCTGCGCCGGAAACTTTCGCTGTCCGGCAACACAGGTAAATAA
- a CDS encoding NAD-dependent epimerase/dehydratase family protein, whose amino-acid sequence MKYLVTGGCGFIGSHLCDSLLEKGYEVRVLDDLSTGCVGNLPDEAELIIGDVANPEVVRAAMQGVAGCFHLAAVASVERSSTDWVGCHRINQQGTVNVLDAARTANNGKPVPVVYASSAAIYGDNASVPLSEDALPRPISAYGADKLGSEHHARVAWLVHGVPTVGMRFFNVYGPRQDPHSPYSGVISIFIDRIIKGIPLTVFGDGKQTRDFIFVTDVVRFLVAAMMNHRQEAAVFNVSTGQMSSILQLSQTLKLVAGSESVIRFEPARTGDIASSLGDPGKAVARFGLRAKVDLGLGLMLTLESLRREDASYRPEPEPFLCEKVELDEL is encoded by the coding sequence ATGAAATATTTAGTGACTGGTGGTTGTGGTTTTATAGGTTCGCATCTGTGCGACTCGTTACTTGAAAAAGGCTATGAGGTCCGGGTACTGGATGACCTGTCGACAGGGTGTGTCGGTAATCTGCCGGATGAAGCTGAACTGATTATCGGTGATGTTGCCAATCCTGAGGTGGTACGCGCTGCAATGCAGGGGGTAGCCGGCTGCTTCCATCTGGCGGCGGTGGCCTCGGTAGAACGTTCATCCACTGACTGGGTTGGCTGCCACCGTATCAACCAGCAGGGCACGGTGAATGTACTGGATGCTGCCCGGACGGCAAATAACGGTAAACCGGTCCCTGTGGTTTATGCATCTTCAGCGGCCATTTACGGCGACAATGCCTCGGTGCCGCTCAGCGAAGATGCATTACCCCGGCCGATCAGTGCCTACGGGGCTGATAAACTGGGCAGCGAGCATCATGCCCGTGTGGCCTGGCTGGTGCACGGTGTACCGACTGTCGGGATGCGTTTCTTCAATGTGTACGGCCCCCGTCAGGACCCCCATTCTCCCTATTCCGGGGTGATTTCAATCTTCATCGACCGGATTATCAAAGGCATCCCGCTAACAGTTTTCGGTGACGGCAAACAAACCCGTGATTTTATCTTCGTGACGGATGTGGTGCGGTTTCTGGTGGCGGCCATGATGAACCACCGGCAGGAAGCAGCCGTTTTTAATGTTTCAACCGGGCAGATGTCATCCATTCTGCAACTGAGTCAGACCCTGAAGCTGGTGGCAGGCTCTGAATCGGTGATCCGTTTTGAACCGGCCCGCACCGGCGATATTGCTTCTTCGCTGGGAGATCCGGGGAAGGCGGTGGCACGCTTTGGCTTACGGGCGAAGGTGGATCTGGGGTTAGGGCTGATGCTGACGCTGGAATCCCTGCGCCGGGAAGATGCCAGCTATCGCCCGGAGCCGGAGCCGTTTTTGTGTGAAAAAGTTGAGCTGGACGAATTATGA
- a CDS encoding DUF4114 domain-containing protein, which yields MQTHTSIPFRTPGQRRYMMRLGTFHRLSRRLMVLSLFCSPLALAADDATDTLVNIDLPAGLLTEVTNALPEGMDVNQEFLNSSYNPNLTFNEDAHVSVTFLSEGAGYRNSLGYFTFEDNSFDGISFGSIDTNSSGNISLGELQNVSGVNAGMIFNNVSATGSGGSLNAGDTVTLGDASITNVVGTDFEMTGGTTFGEGTNMGFFLIQNAWNGSQVKGWDTGHDNLAMYTIDFLNPENSSDAYLNTGIDEDARHVAMMSSLSATNDYILGFEDLKRPWGDNDFNDAVFRIRTDPVTAMFADIPSTETVISMQAAPMPKLGNSAASVLLILLAGIGLLARQTARQLKARFAFLKLIRIS from the coding sequence ATGCAAACACACACATCCATTCCGTTCCGAACGCCCGGACAGCGCCGGTATATGATGCGTCTGGGGACCTTTCACCGCCTGAGCCGACGACTGATGGTGCTCAGCTTATTCTGCAGCCCGTTAGCCCTGGCAGCCGACGATGCCACTGACACACTGGTCAACATCGACCTGCCCGCAGGCCTGCTCACTGAGGTTACCAACGCCCTGCCAGAAGGGATGGATGTTAACCAGGAATTTCTCAATTCATCCTACAACCCAAACCTGACATTCAACGAGGACGCCCATGTCAGTGTGACATTTCTGTCAGAAGGTGCCGGTTACCGCAACTCACTGGGTTACTTTACCTTTGAAGATAACAGCTTCGATGGCATCAGTTTCGGCAGTATCGACACCAACAGTTCCGGTAATATCAGCCTGGGCGAGTTACAGAATGTCAGTGGCGTGAATGCCGGCATGATATTCAACAACGTCTCTGCTACTGGCAGCGGCGGCAGCCTCAATGCCGGTGATACGGTTACCCTGGGCGACGCGTCGATAACCAATGTAGTCGGCACCGACTTTGAAATGACCGGTGGCACCACCTTTGGTGAAGGCACTAACATGGGCTTTTTCCTGATTCAGAATGCCTGGAACGGCTCACAGGTAAAAGGCTGGGACACCGGCCATGACAATCTGGCGATGTACACCATCGATTTCCTTAACCCGGAAAACAGCAGCGATGCTTACCTGAATACGGGCATCGATGAAGACGCCCGGCACGTGGCCATGATGTCCAGCCTGTCAGCCACCAATGATTACATTCTCGGCTTTGAGGATCTGAAACGCCCCTGGGGCGATAATGACTTCAACGATGCGGTGTTCCGTATCCGGACTGACCCGGTCACCGCCATGTTTGCCGACATCCCTTCAACTGAAACGGTTATCAGCATGCAGGCGGCACCCATGCCAAAACTGGGCAACAGTGCCGCCAGTGTATTGCTGATTCTGCTGGCGGGTATCGGTCTGCTGGCCAGACAGACAGCCCGTCAGTTAAAGGCACGGTTCGCGTTTCTGAAGCTGATCCGAATCAGCTGA
- a CDS encoding HD domain-containing phosphohydrolase, translated as MEFPERSLLLVDDEASVLNALKRILRRTKCTVHTAESGHAGLAVLEEHPVDLVISDMRMPEMGGEEFLAIVAERWPDTERIVMSGYSDTQATIDAINKGKISRFMTKPWKDDEVLSVVAKGFELTELRQRADKLEAVKEQKTRELAQLNKTLEHKVEQRTRQLRDSHQSLQNSYRAVVRMFSSLTARRMGQDSRYNQNLNKLLLLMADRLNITGADLKQLFYAWQLRNIGKLSFDDELLKPSYVDLNAEQQRRFQRHPVLANASMVLVKPLHAAGQIVLQHKEYLDGSGYPNGLTAEHISRNAQVLAVLNDFVELINGRYQPRPYSSEEALQFIREFEGQRYDTHLIETLAGAVATLAKEGEAIQDERILSHGMKPGMSLTRDLLSEQGVLLLSAGAKLDQDTINRLTEMEENLGEQLEIYVDAS; from the coding sequence ATGGAGTTTCCTGAGCGCAGCTTATTGCTGGTTGATGATGAAGCATCAGTGCTGAATGCACTGAAGCGGATTTTGCGCCGGACAAAGTGCACGGTGCACACCGCGGAGTCCGGCCACGCCGGGCTGGCGGTGCTTGAAGAACATCCGGTGGATCTGGTGATCAGTGATATGCGCATGCCGGAAATGGGTGGCGAGGAATTTCTGGCCATTGTGGCGGAACGCTGGCCGGACACTGAACGCATCGTAATGAGCGGCTATTCCGATACCCAGGCCACCATTGATGCCATTAATAAAGGCAAGATCAGCCGTTTCATGACCAAACCCTGGAAAGACGATGAAGTTCTGAGTGTCGTCGCGAAAGGCTTTGAGCTGACCGAACTGCGCCAACGGGCTGACAAGCTGGAAGCGGTTAAAGAACAGAAAACCCGGGAACTGGCCCAGCTGAATAAAACCCTCGAACACAAGGTTGAACAGCGCACCCGGCAATTGCGGGACAGCCACCAGAGCTTACAGAACAGTTACCGCGCGGTGGTACGGATGTTCTCCTCCCTGACGGCCCGGCGGATGGGGCAGGACAGCCGTTATAACCAGAACCTCAATAAACTGCTGCTGTTAATGGCGGACCGGCTCAATATTACCGGGGCCGACCTCAAGCAGCTGTTTTACGCCTGGCAGCTACGCAATATCGGCAAACTGAGTTTCGACGATGAACTGCTGAAACCTTCCTATGTGGACCTGAACGCTGAACAGCAGCGCCGTTTTCAGCGGCATCCGGTGCTTGCCAATGCCTCCATGGTGCTGGTGAAACCCCTGCATGCCGCCGGGCAAATCGTGTTACAGCATAAAGAATATCTGGATGGCAGCGGTTATCCCAATGGCCTGACAGCAGAACATATCAGCCGCAATGCACAGGTGCTGGCGGTACTGAATGACTTTGTTGAACTGATCAACGGCCGTTATCAGCCAAGGCCGTACAGCTCAGAGGAAGCGCTGCAGTTTATCCGTGAATTTGAAGGTCAGCGTTACGATACCCATCTGATCGAAACCCTTGCCGGTGCAGTCGCGACCCTGGCAAAAGAAGGCGAAGCCATTCAGGACGAGCGGATTCTCAGCCACGGCATGAAGCCGGGTATGTCCCTGACCCGGGATCTGCTCAGCGAGCAGGGGGTGCTGTTACTCAGTGCCGGCGCGAAGCTGGATCAGGATACGATTAACCGGTTAACCGAAATGGAAGAAAATCTGGGGGAACAGCTGGAGATATATGTTGACGCCAGTTAA